In Gadus macrocephalus chromosome 4, ASM3116895v1, the following proteins share a genomic window:
- the LOC132455250 gene encoding zinc finger protein 665-like translates to MSSHSGELRILSVYGQGEGPLAVDGHDTLFAASELEALSSLSADHSVAKSLNCSVQLVRLEELTGHQGGRKGRPGVLCGKVIPNNANMIVHMRTHSGEKPYRCDRCPKRFSLKGTLKTHLRSHSGEKPYSCDLCTKSFCQKDYLNSHMRTHSGEKPYKCDQCTKRFSLGCYLKNHLRTHTGEKPYRCDRCPKRFSLKGTLKTHLRSHSGEKPYSCDLCTKSFCQKDYLNSHMRTHSGEKPYKCDQCTKRFSLGCYLKNHLRTHTGEKPYRCDQCPKCFSLKDHLKTHMRTHSGEKPYKCDQCTKRFSHGCNLKNHLRTHTGEKPYRCDQCPKCFSLKDPLKRHMRTHSGEKPYKCDQCTKRFSRTGTLKLHLRTHSGEKPYKCDQCTKCFSLKGSLKIHLGTHSGVKPYKCDQCTMRFSLKGALKIHLRTHSG, encoded by the coding sequence atgtcaagtcacagcggggagctgcgcatcctgagcgtttacggacaaggggagggcccactggcggtggacggccatgacaccctctttgccgcgtcagaactggaggccttgagctcgctgtccgctgaccacagcgtggccaagagcctgaactgcagcgtacagctcgtccgccttgaggagctgactgggcatcagggcggccgcaagggccggcccggtgtcttgtgtggaaaggttattcccaacaatgccaatatgatcgtccacatgaggactcactccggcgagaagccctacaggtgtgaccgaTGCCCGAAGCGGTTCAGTCTGAAAGGCACCCTGAAGACCCACCTGAGGAGTCACTCCGGCGAGAAACCCTACAGCTGTGACCTATGCACGAAGTCTTTCTGTCAGAAAGACTACCTGAATAGccacatgagaactcactccggcgagaagccctacaagtgtgaccaatgcacaaagcgcttcagtctTGGCTGCTACCTGAAgaaccacctgaggactcacaccggcgagaagccctacaggtgtgaccgaTGCCCGAAGCGGTTCAGTCTGAAAGGCACCCTGAAGACCCACCTGAGGAGTCACTCCGGTGAGAAACCCTACAGCTGTGACCTATGCACGAAGTCTTTCTGTCAGAAAGACTACCTGAATAGccacatgagaactcactccggcgagaagccctacaagtgtgaccaatgcacaaagcgcttcagtctTGGCTGCTACCTGAAgaaccacctgaggactcacaccggcgagaagccctacaggtgtgaccaatgcccgaagtgcttcagtctgaaagaccatctgaagacccacatgagaactcactccggcgagaagccctacaagtgtgaccaatgcacgaagcgcttcagtcatggCTGCAACCTAAAgaaccacctgaggactcacactggcgagaagccctacaggtgtgaccaatgcccgaagtgcttcagtctgaaagaccccctgaagcgccacatgaggactcactctggggagaagccctacaagtgtgaccaatgcacgaagcgcttcagtcggacggGCACCCTGAAgctccacctgaggactcactctggggagaagccctacaagtgtgaccaatgcacaaagtgcttcagtctgaaaggcagcctgaagatccacctggggactcactctggggtgaagccctacaagtgtgaccaatgcacgatgcgcttcagtctgaaaggcgccctgaagatccacctgaggactcactccggttaG